In Spirochaetota bacterium, the genomic window TGTTTTTGCGATGGGATACTACAATCCAATCTATGCAAATCTTGAAGCAAATCTTCAGAAATTATCATCCGTCGGTACCGATGGTCTCATAATACCTGACATAAATGTTGAGGAAGTAATTAGAATTAATCCACTGTTAAAGAAGTATAACCTTAAGATAGTAGGTTTTGTTGCTCCTAATACCTCAAGAGATAGAATAAAGAAGATAGTTTCAAACTCAAGTGGTTTCATATACCTAGTTAGTTCCTATGGAACTACAGGTATCAGAGAAAGATTGGATTTAAAACTTTTAGAAGAGGTTGTGAAGAATATAAAATCTTTCAAAAATATACCTGTTGCTATTGGATTTGGTATAAGAGATATGAAGACTGCGAGGGAAGTAAAGAACTTTTGCGATGGAGCAATAATAGGAAGTGCTATAATTAAGATTGTTGAAGAAAATCCAAAGAATTACATTGATAAGATTGAGGAGTTTTTTGGGTCATAAGTATCATTTGACAAGCCATCCTCAGTATTTTGTAGATTTAATTGAAATCTAGATGCCATCATAGTAAGAATAATCTTAAGGTGAAAACTGTTATTGAATTACTCAAAATCGCATATACCCTTGTTCTTTTACCAACAGTCATTATTCTCACAATCGTTATAGGACTAACCGCTATTACTATTAGTTTTTTCTCCAAAAGGGTTGCACACTACTTTGAGAAGTTATACTTCAACTGCATACTAACTGTCACTTTTACTAAAGTTAATGTTGAAGGTATTGAAAATATAGAGAATACAAAGAATTATGTTGTTATTTCTAACCATCAGAGTGCTTTTGATATTGTAACTTTATCTGCTAAACTGCCTTTGAGGATAGTGTGGGTTTCAAAAGAGTCTGTATTTAAGATACCAATCATAGGTCAGTTTATGAAGTCAATGGGTTACATATCCATACCTAGAGAGAAAATAAGAGAGTCAATAAATGCAGTTAAAGAAGGTTCAAAGAAAATCAATGGTAGTCCTACGATATTTCCAGAAGGAACAAGGTCAAGCGATGGAAGACTTCAGAAGTTCAAAAAGGGATTTCTTATCATAGCAGAAAATACAGGGCTAGACATACTACCAGTGGTAATAAAGGGAACCATAAACATTATGAGAAAGGGATCTCTAGTGGTTACTCCTTTCGTTAACGTCTCTCTCAAAATACTACCTCCTATAAGGAATGATTATGTCATCGGCAATCCTAACATACTTGAAGAATTGTATTCATTATACATCTCAAACTTGTCATAAAAGTTCCCAAAACTCAACATAAGTTAAACATTTACCAATTGACAAAAAGTTTAAACGGATAAATCGGATTACGAGTCCCTATCTACTTCCTACAATTATCTTATTATACCAAAATAAATTCTAGTTTCTTCCCTACTTCCCATGTGAAAAACAGTAATTAAAATTTGTAGAGTGTTAATGGTTAATCTTAATTTCTCAAGTAACAAAACTATGTTTCTATGAGTCTGGTTCCATAGTTATCCACAGACAGTATCTGGATATCATAAGATGTTAGGTTATTGAGTTTTAAAAAATCTCTTAACTTCTCTATTTCACTAAACGACGGTTGAGAGTAAAACACACAACATATTGTAGGACCACTGCCAGATACGAAACTACCTATAAATCTTTCAGAGACTTCATTTTTGGACAATTTCAGAAGCTTCTCAAACCCTTTGTACAGGTTTGAGCGATATGGTTGATGTAATCTATCATTAAGACCTACTGAAATCAGATCAGGATCATTGTTTATAAAACCTAGTATAAGACTAATAGCAGATCTTATGTTAGATATAACATCTTTTCTTTCATACTTTTCTGGTAATACGCTTCTTGCTGATTGTGTTGAAACATCAAATTCTGGTATAACGAAAACAAAGTGTAAATTTTCAGGGACACTAACCTTGTAATACTTCATGCTTCCATCTATACCAGATACTGTAAATCCTCCAACAACTGATGGTGTTATATTATCAGGATGACCTTCTATTTCAACACCTAGAGGAAGTATTATTCTTTCCTTAAAAGTGTTAAAATTTGAAAGTTCTTCTGTTAATAAACCTCTACTTAACAGATACACATAGCCTAGTGATAGCCCCCCTATTATTGCTACCGAACTACTACCAAGTCCACGCTTTATCGGTATGTGATTCTTTATCCATATTCCTACTTTTGGAACATCCTGTTTAAATTCCTTAAGGACTCGTGAGAATGATGTAAAGACAGTATTTTTCGCTAAATCTTTGTCTATATCGTCTCTACCTATGTAGGTTATTTC contains:
- the thrB gene encoding homoserine kinase, whose amino-acid sequence is MDISRCKVMVPGSSANVGSGFDVFGLAVSIYSYFSLQNNNEITYIGRDDIDKDLAKNTVFTSFSRVLKEFKQDVPKVGIWIKNHIPIKRGLGSSSVAIIGGLSLGYVYLLSRGLLTEELSNFNTFKERIILPLGVEIEGHPDNITPSVVGGFTVSGIDGSMKYYKVSVPENLHFVFVIPEFDVSTQSARSVLPEKYERKDVISNIRSAISLILGFINNDPDLISVGLNDRLHQPYRSNLYKGFEKLLKLSKNEVSERFIGSFVSGSGPTICCVFYSQPSFSEIEKLRDFLKLNNLTSYDIQILSVDNYGTRLIET
- the trpA gene encoding tryptophan synthase subunit alpha produces the protein MDSLERWISNTKPTIVYLTVGYPSFEESVEIARFIVKNKFAQMIEAGIPFSDPIADGEVIQFSTQKALENGININHIVKFISILKSEFNIPVFAMGYYNPIYANLEANLQKLSSVGTDGLIIPDINVEEVIRINPLLKKYNLKIVGFVAPNTSRDRIKKIVSNSSGFIYLVSSYGTTGIRERLDLKLLEEVVKNIKSFKNIPVAIGFGIRDMKTAREVKNFCDGAIIGSAIIKIVEENPKNYIDKIEEFFGS
- a CDS encoding 1-acyl-sn-glycerol-3-phosphate acyltransferase; the encoded protein is MKTVIELLKIAYTLVLLPTVIILTIVIGLTAITISFFSKRVAHYFEKLYFNCILTVTFTKVNVEGIENIENTKNYVVISNHQSAFDIVTLSAKLPLRIVWVSKESVFKIPIIGQFMKSMGYISIPREKIRESINAVKEGSKKINGSPTIFPEGTRSSDGRLQKFKKGFLIIAENTGLDILPVVIKGTINIMRKGSLVVTPFVNVSLKILPPIRNDYVIGNPNILEELYSLYISNLS